A stretch of the Candidatus Abyssobacteria bacterium SURF_5 genome encodes the following:
- a CDS encoding transcriptional regulator: MHQETDTVRASRDGHEYHEAWTARKALQLLWADSKLVGIAVEGLSPTDQARASAKTVQIADITLYFGGHPAFKQADRLTIAQFKYSIANEDEYFRASRAKETIEKFGNAYRDLKTRYGAEAVQKKLDFQLITNQPIYEPLLQAVEAIAKGLPRTGEVEKQARQFEKASGLQGKPLVSFAAKCNFIGRSKNLAATKYELACLLVDWSATKDALARARLAGLKELVRNKAGHAGSGRNVIRRTDILAALEVSDPDDLLPCKPALTDVGPVVERHQLSDAVSQIESLQKPLLIHSAGGVGKTVFMESLAGKIQENYEVVFFDCFGGGAYRALEDARHLPRNGLMHIANTLAFRSLCDPILPHSSDPQTLLKTFRRRLTQCVETISRMNPGRSLALFIDAIDNADIAAKQRGDDSFPVELIQSLDTEPIPGVKLIVSCRTERKPDTYAEYDELELQPFNINETSTFLRARMNNVSQGEISIAQARSGGNPRVLDYLLMSGRGLLDESEVNKKFELNDLIEKRIKDALTTARVRGYKKNHIDAFLAGLAVLPPPVPLNEYAGIHKIELSAIESFASDLFPLLERTNQGLMFRDEPTETLIQKRYASSNELLRHLAENLLVRQDVSVYAARALPGLLHQLDDGERLFKLAFDDRIPATITSTVGKRNIRFARLKAATLHAAMKKDYDRLVKLLMELSTIAVVDQRGAAYILDHPELVIALKDIDATRRLFETRSAWQGTRHARLTIANTLSGDLEEARRHARTTDEWLAHWRNTDRKDGIDEPGPELPDIAAIPFFLISKGGAQDAVWFLEGWKDWYAFEVCEYIFNYCYLAQAIGSQSPDLLSEFVDALTQVGPLAAALSFAKNLAPRRRKLIIKLADVCRKATELDGSDYYRRERTYVLQDGLLKAAADALMLGLNDEALSISLRATHQRPGIWSFRERFHNHREVFPFIFRAALVAAAENSSLHEKDVLPKELVPICARIRRIDTGKAFHDKFKARLARWPRKQIKEDDEKMHPHALSDEGHREAENFINSCLEPLLSLAKALSSTLAAPENVVDKVFVELIETWDQTSKKRDSYLTDKIDHFFHKLGLDVVVFALWVRTELKAASVKSFLTAVHSRYIDPEDLIRLVSILAEREPLQTLAGEQAQHARKLIQAADDVSYRASLYSRLARALLPASIHEASNYFREGLEQMDAIGSGDDQFTNELLLFASSLKGDELSERDFHTLSNISELNMGEQPEKFFWGAFGRGLSKTAGVRGLAKLSRWDDRSKISLSYTLLPYLTALLEQGKIEPKDALALNRLARPVGHYHDPMEDFTKAIHDRAGPDSETITALIQQFEDDNPGLWMGNTIDRLVALAGNVLGFSSKTARHLRAARKLHEEVRNKRNERNYNWDVPNAHVRKRTERGSREDREALKCIAKSTDPTDQSSLNQAITTLDGPQHTYELKDNFFAVLRAKVPFGARAKYIENICELEHLLFDRKIEELKGCKQAWTPSSASLNPVYEGAGIRLIQLHADEMIAYGMLSGSRVREISDLTGIADFDLVLELIKVFGQLENTIAGAVWLTLASFICRRAKAGMGEDALTRLLRSPAAELADNVADGKWKDGLYPRNDITAVAAGLLWRVLGSPYAVARWRAAHSIRCLAAFGRWQIIDHLVGNIESQEAGPFQAPELTFYYLHARLWLLIALARMARDYPEAIARYKDILFSIATEQENPHALMRHFAAQALLTCVDAGRLQLQANMEKLLRNVNLSPHPRLKKKIRTHDFYSGRPKTAPSPEFKFDLDYDFHKHDVDNLSHVFGQPCWKVVDMISAIVHELDPNVTSMYESGGRESYNHRFRGITTRYHGYGQQLGWHALFFAAGKLLATAPVTDDWWCKDDPWGEWLGRYLLTRQDGLWLSDGTERVPLDTIEPLLEKKKGLVVTSDRDTLLRLAGVTTRIGKELVVGGRWFSADGIKVGISSALVAPDKAVRAVRKLIREEPMLVWIPAFHGAEDDLDNSPSEEKKEYTPWIVCPYGEARLDEHDPYGVPCANFRPRLARALSDLCSITSTDPFGRVWRDKRGRSILRAQAWGRENRDSGEDVYPGHRLLCSSSVLKKILNKYDKNLLLLIKLERYEKKYQELSKWTHTIAVVRITKALKLQYFKGRINHLHKSEF, encoded by the coding sequence GGACGGCGCGTAAGGCTCTCCAACTTTTGTGGGCTGATAGCAAACTCGTTGGGATTGCTGTCGAAGGGCTCTCTCCAACCGATCAGGCGCGTGCATCGGCAAAAACGGTTCAGATTGCTGATATCACCCTTTATTTCGGGGGGCATCCGGCTTTCAAGCAAGCCGACCGGCTTACTATTGCCCAATTCAAATATTCAATAGCTAACGAAGATGAGTATTTCCGCGCAAGCCGGGCGAAAGAGACAATTGAAAAATTCGGTAACGCGTACCGTGATCTTAAGACAAGATATGGCGCTGAAGCAGTGCAGAAGAAACTGGATTTTCAACTCATTACCAATCAGCCGATCTATGAGCCGCTGCTTCAGGCCGTTGAGGCTATTGCGAAGGGATTGCCGCGAACTGGAGAGGTCGAAAAACAAGCGAGACAATTTGAGAAGGCTTCCGGGCTTCAAGGAAAGCCACTGGTCTCATTTGCCGCAAAGTGCAATTTCATCGGCCGCTCCAAAAATCTTGCTGCGACCAAATATGAGCTGGCATGCCTGCTTGTGGATTGGTCTGCCACCAAAGACGCACTTGCGAGAGCTCGACTTGCCGGTTTGAAGGAGTTGGTCAGGAATAAAGCAGGGCATGCAGGTTCGGGTCGTAACGTCATAAGGCGTACTGATATACTCGCCGCGCTGGAGGTCAGTGATCCTGATGATCTTTTGCCGTGCAAGCCTGCACTTACAGATGTCGGTCCGGTCGTTGAGCGCCACCAACTCTCTGATGCCGTTTCACAGATCGAATCCTTACAGAAGCCCCTTCTTATCCACTCTGCCGGCGGCGTTGGCAAGACCGTCTTCATGGAGAGTTTAGCTGGTAAGATACAAGAGAACTATGAAGTAGTTTTCTTTGACTGCTTTGGAGGTGGAGCTTACCGGGCTCTTGAGGACGCCCGGCATTTGCCACGAAACGGGCTTATGCATATCGCTAACACGCTCGCTTTTCGCAGCTTGTGTGACCCAATACTTCCGCATAGTTCCGACCCGCAAACATTGCTGAAGACATTCAGGCGGCGCCTCACCCAATGCGTTGAGACGATTTCGAGGATGAACCCCGGACGGAGCCTAGCGCTCTTCATCGATGCCATTGATAACGCCGATATAGCTGCGAAGCAGCGCGGCGATGACTCGTTTCCTGTCGAGCTGATACAGAGTTTGGATACTGAACCCATTCCAGGTGTTAAATTGATAGTCTCCTGTAGAACAGAACGCAAACCCGATACCTACGCCGAATATGACGAGCTTGAATTGCAGCCATTCAACATAAATGAAACCTCGACGTTCTTACGCGCCAGAATGAATAACGTCTCCCAAGGAGAGATAAGTATTGCCCAAGCACGTTCTGGCGGCAATCCGCGCGTGCTGGACTATCTTCTCATGAGCGGTCGTGGTCTTCTTGATGAGTCGGAGGTCAACAAGAAATTTGAACTGAACGACCTGATCGAAAAAAGGATTAAAGATGCGCTCACTACTGCGAGAGTGCGCGGCTATAAAAAGAACCATATTGATGCCTTCCTCGCTGGCCTTGCCGTTCTGCCGCCCCCTGTACCCCTTAACGAATATGCTGGAATACATAAAATCGAACTGAGTGCGATTGAAAGCTTTGCCTCCGATTTATTTCCATTGCTTGAACGCACCAATCAGGGATTGATGTTTCGAGACGAACCTACGGAAACGCTCATTCAGAAACGTTATGCGTCCTCTAATGAGCTTTTGCGTCATCTCGCTGAAAACCTTCTCGTCCGTCAGGATGTATCCGTCTACGCGGCTCGAGCTCTTCCGGGGCTTCTGCATCAACTTGACGATGGCGAGCGGCTTTTTAAACTGGCTTTCGATGACCGAATCCCTGCAACAATCACGAGCACAGTAGGCAAGAGAAACATACGCTTCGCGAGGCTCAAGGCGGCAACACTGCACGCCGCCATGAAAAAAGACTACGATCGGTTGGTAAAACTGCTAATGGAGTTGTCCACGATTGCTGTCGTGGATCAGCGCGGCGCCGCTTACATCCTCGATCATCCTGAGCTTGTTATAGCCCTAAAGGATATTGATGCGACTCGCCGCCTCTTTGAGACACGAAGTGCTTGGCAAGGCACTCGCCATGCCAGGCTCACGATCGCCAATACGCTTTCGGGTGATCTTGAAGAAGCGCGGCGGCATGCTCGTACAACGGACGAATGGCTCGCACACTGGAGAAACACGGATCGAAAAGATGGGATAGACGAACCCGGCCCCGAACTCCCTGATATTGCAGCGATACCGTTCTTCCTCATTTCAAAAGGCGGCGCACAGGATGCAGTGTGGTTCTTAGAAGGATGGAAAGACTGGTATGCGTTCGAAGTTTGCGAGTATATCTTCAACTACTGTTATCTTGCACAAGCAATAGGTTCACAGTCGCCAGACCTATTGTCGGAATTTGTTGACGCACTGACGCAAGTCGGACCCCTCGCAGCAGCCTTGTCTTTTGCGAAGAATTTAGCACCCAGGCGTAGGAAGCTTATCATCAAACTGGCAGATGTCTGCCGCAAGGCGACCGAGCTTGACGGATCAGATTACTATCGACGCGAGAGAACATACGTGCTACAGGACGGGCTCCTTAAGGCCGCCGCCGATGCATTGATGCTAGGCCTTAATGATGAAGCTCTCTCGATATCGCTCCGCGCAACTCACCAACGCCCCGGCATTTGGTCCTTCCGGGAAAGGTTCCATAACCATCGCGAAGTCTTCCCATTTATTTTCCGTGCGGCCCTTGTAGCCGCCGCGGAGAATTCATCCCTTCATGAGAAAGACGTTCTACCCAAGGAATTGGTGCCAATCTGTGCCCGCATCCGCAGGATTGACACAGGTAAGGCATTCCACGACAAATTCAAAGCGAGGTTAGCGAGGTGGCCTCGGAAACAGATCAAAGAGGACGATGAGAAAATGCACCCGCATGCCCTGAGCGATGAAGGGCATAGGGAAGCCGAGAATTTTATCAATAGTTGTCTAGAGCCGCTTCTTTCATTGGCTAAAGCTCTTTCATCTACCCTCGCTGCACCCGAAAATGTAGTTGACAAGGTCTTCGTAGAACTGATCGAAACTTGGGACCAAACAAGCAAGAAGCGCGATTCTTATCTCACGGACAAAATCGATCATTTTTTTCACAAGCTCGGTCTCGATGTGGTGGTTTTCGCGCTTTGGGTTCGTACCGAGCTTAAAGCGGCATCGGTCAAATCCTTCCTTACAGCGGTTCACAGTCGTTACATAGACCCGGAGGATCTCATTCGGCTTGTTTCAATCCTCGCAGAGAGAGAGCCGCTGCAAACATTAGCTGGCGAACAAGCTCAACACGCGCGGAAGCTTATTCAAGCCGCGGATGATGTGAGCTATCGGGCATCTCTATATTCGCGTCTCGCTCGTGCCTTGTTACCAGCCAGTATCCATGAGGCATCTAATTATTTTCGCGAGGGGCTTGAGCAGATGGATGCGATCGGTTCCGGAGACGATCAATTCACAAACGAGCTTCTCTTATTCGCATCCTCACTCAAGGGAGATGAACTCAGCGAGCGCGATTTCCACACCTTGAGCAATATTTCTGAACTTAATATGGGCGAGCAACCGGAGAAGTTCTTCTGGGGTGCCTTTGGGCGGGGCCTTTCCAAAACCGCTGGAGTCAGAGGCTTGGCAAAATTGAGCCGGTGGGATGATCGTTCGAAGATATCCCTTAGCTATACCCTTCTTCCATATCTCACAGCGCTCTTGGAACAAGGCAAGATCGAGCCCAAGGACGCGCTTGCTCTGAACCGCCTTGCCAGACCTGTCGGGCATTATCACGATCCTATGGAGGACTTTACCAAGGCGATCCACGATAGGGCAGGCCCAGACAGTGAGACTATCACTGCGCTCATTCAACAATTCGAAGATGACAATCCTGGTTTGTGGATGGGAAACACCATCGATCGGCTTGTGGCGCTTGCCGGAAACGTTCTCGGTTTTTCATCCAAGACGGCCCGTCATCTTCGCGCTGCCCGTAAACTCCATGAAGAAGTACGAAATAAGCGGAATGAGCGGAATTACAATTGGGATGTGCCGAACGCCCATGTGCGAAAGCGAACAGAGAGAGGGAGTCGTGAGGACCGTGAAGCTTTGAAATGTATTGCCAAGTCCACCGACCCAACAGATCAGTCTTCTCTCAATCAGGCGATTACCACCCTCGATGGGCCACAACATACATACGAGCTAAAAGACAACTTTTTTGCAGTGCTTCGAGCCAAAGTCCCTTTTGGCGCGCGTGCGAAATATATCGAGAATATCTGCGAATTGGAGCATTTGCTTTTCGACCGGAAGATTGAGGAATTGAAGGGTTGCAAGCAGGCGTGGACACCATCATCCGCTTCGCTCAATCCGGTCTATGAGGGCGCGGGTATTCGCCTGATTCAGCTCCATGCCGATGAAATGATTGCCTATGGCATGCTCTCCGGTTCCAGGGTTAGGGAAATTTCTGATCTCACAGGCATTGCTGATTTCGACCTTGTTCTCGAGCTGATCAAGGTCTTTGGGCAGTTAGAAAACACCATTGCTGGGGCGGTATGGCTCACACTGGCTTCATTCATTTGCCGGAGAGCAAAGGCCGGCATGGGCGAAGATGCTCTTACAAGGCTACTGCGTAGTCCCGCTGCCGAGCTTGCCGATAATGTTGCCGATGGAAAATGGAAGGATGGACTTTATCCGAGGAATGACATCACAGCGGTTGCGGCCGGGCTTTTGTGGCGCGTGCTTGGTTCTCCCTACGCAGTAGCTAGATGGCGTGCCGCACATAGCATCCGCTGCTTAGCCGCATTTGGGCGATGGCAGATAATCGATCACTTGGTTGGTAATATTGAGTCTCAAGAGGCCGGACCTTTCCAAGCGCCCGAACTCACCTTTTACTATTTGCACGCGCGTCTTTGGCTTCTTATTGCTCTCGCGCGGATGGCGCGCGATTATCCCGAAGCAATAGCCCGCTATAAAGACATCCTTTTTTCAATTGCTACGGAGCAAGAAAACCCGCATGCCCTTATGCGCCATTTCGCTGCGCAGGCATTGCTCACATGTGTGGATGCGGGAAGACTCCAATTGCAGGCAAATATGGAAAAACTCCTTCGAAACGTTAATCTATCACCGCACCCACGCCTGAAAAAAAAGATTAGAACGCATGATTTTTACTCGGGACGTCCAAAAACTGCCCCCAGTCCGGAATTCAAATTCGACCTTGACTATGACTTTCATAAACATGATGTAGACAACTTGAGCCATGTCTTTGGCCAGCCGTGCTGGAAAGTCGTCGACATGATATCTGCAATTGTACATGAGCTTGATCCTAATGTTACCAGCATGTATGAGTCAGGCGGAAGAGAATCGTACAATCACAGATTCCGGGGGATAACTACTCGATATCATGGATACGGTCAGCAACTGGGTTGGCACGCGCTTTTCTTTGCCGCCGGTAAGCTTCTTGCGACCGCTCCGGTGACAGACGATTGGTGGTGTAAGGACGATCCCTGGGGTGAATGGCTCGGGCGCTATCTTTTAACTCGCCAGGACGGGTTATGGCTTTCCGATGGCACCGAGAGGGTTCCACTTGACACAATTGAACCCCTGCTTGAAAAGAAGAAGGGGCTTGTAGTCACCAGTGACCGCGACACACTTTTGCGACTTGCTGGAGTAACCACGCGCATTGGCAAAGAGCTTGTTGTTGGGGGAAGATGGTTCTCAGCCGATGGTATCAAAGTCGGAATTTCATCTGCGTTGGTTGCTCCTGATAAAGCTGTGCGGGCTGTAAGAAAGCTCATTCGTGAGGAGCCAATGCTTGTATGGATTCCTGCGTTTCATGGGGCCGAAGATGACCTCGATAATTCACCAAGCGAAGAAAAAAAGGAATATACACCTTGGATAGTGTGTCCGTACGGTGAGGCACGACTTGACGAGCACGATCCCTACGGAGTGCCTTGCGCCAATTTCAGACCGCGCTTGGCACGGGCTCTTTCCGATTTATGTTCGATCACCAGCACTGATCCATTTGGCAGGGTATGGCGGGACAAGCGAGGAAGGTCGATTTTGCGCGCACAGGCTTGGGGTCGAGAGAATAGAGATTCTGGTGAAGACGTATATCCCGGCCATCGCCTGCTTTGTAGCTCATCCGTGCTCAAGAAGATACTCAACAAATATGATAAAAACCTGCTCTTGCTCATAAAGCTTGAGCGCTATGAGAAAAAATATCAGGAACTTAGCAAGTGGACTCATACCATCGCTGTTGTTCGAATCACCAAGGCACTCAAACTTCAGTATTTCAAGGGCCGCATCAATCACCTTCACAAGTCTGAGTTCTGA
- a CDS encoding phage portal protein, which yields MKLLDHIAKMLGYEKARHVREILVDEFEERLGKDRPENYEDYAIAYGQVVWVYACVSTIATAIAGVPLRAYRKKADAIEEVSDSRLARLLSDVNPHMSSYDLWEATASFLELSGNCYWEIEKDEKGVPSAIYPMRPDRVKIVPDRSNFVMGYIYEINGRSVSLEADEVVHFRYFNPANEYYGLGPISAIRNSIIVDQYSVAYNKAFFKNGAHPGGVLETSSSLSDETFNRLRKQWEEGHKGSAHAHRIAVLEEGLSYKPIGLSPRDMEFLNQRKFCREEICATFKVPPALVGVYEYANYANAEHQNKAFWQKTIIPKLRKLELKLDNSLLPKFASETDGADFVRFDTSAVDALKENENVKSQVQERLVRAGIMTINEVRRRENLPPVTWGDSFGT from the coding sequence ATGAAGCTGCTTGACCACATCGCGAAAATGCTTGGATACGAAAAGGCGCGCCACGTGCGCGAGATACTGGTTGACGAGTTCGAGGAGCGGCTGGGCAAGGACCGGCCGGAAAATTATGAAGACTATGCGATTGCCTACGGGCAGGTCGTTTGGGTGTATGCCTGCGTGAGCACGATCGCGACGGCCATCGCGGGCGTCCCCCTGCGCGCCTACCGCAAGAAGGCTGATGCTATCGAGGAAGTTTCCGACAGCCGGCTTGCCCGCCTGCTCTCCGACGTCAACCCGCACATGTCGTCTTACGACCTGTGGGAGGCGACGGCCTCATTCCTCGAGCTCTCCGGCAACTGCTACTGGGAGATCGAGAAAGACGAGAAGGGAGTGCCCTCCGCCATCTATCCGATGCGGCCCGACCGCGTCAAGATCGTGCCTGACCGCTCGAACTTCGTTATGGGCTACATCTATGAGATCAACGGCCGCAGCGTCTCGCTCGAGGCTGACGAGGTCGTCCATTTCAGGTACTTCAACCCCGCCAACGAATACTACGGCCTCGGCCCGATCTCGGCCATCCGCAACTCGATCATCGTCGATCAGTATTCGGTCGCCTACAACAAGGCCTTCTTCAAGAACGGCGCGCATCCGGGGGGAGTCCTCGAAACCAGTTCGTCGTTGAGCGATGAGACGTTCAATCGCCTGAGAAAACAGTGGGAGGAGGGTCATAAGGGGTCCGCGCACGCGCATCGCATCGCCGTCCTGGAGGAGGGGCTCTCGTACAAGCCGATCGGCCTCAGCCCGCGCGATATGGAGTTCCTCAACCAGCGCAAGTTCTGCCGCGAGGAGATCTGCGCCACGTTCAAGGTGCCGCCCGCGCTCGTCGGCGTCTATGAGTACGCCAACTACGCGAACGCCGAGCACCAGAACAAGGCGTTCTGGCAGAAGACGATCATCCCGAAACTGCGCAAGCTCGAGCTCAAGCTGGATAACTCGCTGCTGCCGAAGTTCGCTTCCGAGACGGATGGGGCCGACTTCGTCAGGTTCGATACATCCGCCGTCGATGCGCTCAAGGAGAACGAGAACGTCAAATCGCAGGTGCAGGAGCGGCTCGTGCGCGCCGGCATCATGACCATCAACGAGGTCCGCCGCCGCGAAAACCTGCCGCCCGTTACGTGGGGCGATAGCTTCGGAACATGA